One Candidatus Woesebacteria bacterium genomic window, ATTACATCCTCCGAAACTTTCTTTATATCCTCACCCACAACAAACCCCAAGTCTTCATCTACCCTTTCAAAATTATCTTCTTTAACTTCTGTCTCTACCTTAGGCTCTCTTTTTTCTTCCCTTTCTCCGCCTGCTACTTCAACTTCTTTCGCGCCTTCAAGCTCTACACCACCAGCAAGCGAAGTAGCCAAGACCTTCTCTTCAGGTCTTATTATCTCAATTTTGGGAGGATGTAGAAACTTAATAGTTTGGTAGCTATCCCAATCAACGCTAATTAAACTTTGCCTTAAATCTTCAAGCTCTCCCTCTCGGCCGTCATAAAGAATAATTCTGGCAGGCAAAGGTTCATTAAAAGAAAAACGAGACAAGCCTTCAACCAAATCCTCCACTAAAGAAACGCTTCTTGAAACTTGAGCTTCCCCTTTGGTTTCGCCGCGAACAACAAGCGATACTCCCAAATCCTCCTCGCCGATAGCCACAATAGTTGCGCTCAAAAAATCGCCCTCTTGAGACTTTAGATAATAAGCTATAGCTTCGGTCAGGGAAACAAAACCAACAGGCTTTAAAGACAATTCCTCACATACCTTTTTAATCTGCTCTTGATATTGAGGTTTAATTTGGCCATTTTCTACCCAGCTTGAAGGCAAACCAAAAACTGTTTTTGAAGGTTCTATTTCCTCATCGGCCAAGTTTTGGATAGCAACTGAAAGAGAAGAATCTATAGTCTCAACCAGATCTTGATCTTTTTGCCAAGAAAGCGGCGCGCCAAAGGAAACAACCTCAACTTTCCCTTCTTCAACCTTCCAAATTCCAGATTGCACCCATTCTGATTCAATAACAACAGACCAGTAATGTTCTTTTTCTTCTCCTTTTTTGGGCAGTATACCTTTTAGATCCATTGATTAATTAAAGCAGAAAAAAGACTACCAAGCTAGCTTTCGGCAACAGCATAAATTCTAATAACACCAGCTCCAAGTTTTTCCTGCTTAATTATTTTAACACGTCCAATCTCTTTGGTGTTTTTAACATGAGGACCACCACAAACTTCCTTAGAAAAATATTCCCCTTCAGGATCGCCCACTGTATAAACTTTAACTGTCTTGCCATAACGCTCGGCAAAAAAATGAAGAGCGCCTTCTGATATTGCTTCATCAAGCGGCTTCTCTTCAAAAAAGACAGGTAAACCCCTCTTGATAACTTCATTTACCATTTTTTCAACTTTATTAATTTCTTCATCTGTCAGCTTCCTATCAAAAGAAAAGTCAAAGCGCAATCTCTCGGAAGTTATATTTGAGCCTTTTTGAGAAACGCCTTCTCCCAACACCTTGCGCAAAGCTGAATGAATTAGGTGTGTTGCAGTATGTAATTTGGTAACTTCAAAAGAATGATCGGCAAGGCCGCCTTTAAAGATTCTTGCTGCTGTTTTTCTTGAAAGCTCTTTATGTTTTTCAAATTCAGACCTAAAAACCTCTTCTGCCTTCTTGTCAAAATTAATTCCTCTTTGCCCCAAAAACTCAAGTGTCAACTCAAGCGGAAAGCCATCGTTTTGATAAAGGTCAAAAGCCATCTTGCCATCGACCTTATTACCTTCTGAAATAATCTTGTCCAGCTTTCTTACTCCCTTTTCCATAATTTGCTTGAATTTGGCCTCCTCAAAATTAAGGTTTTCGTCTATAAAATCCCAATTTTTACTTATCTTCTCTTGTCCCTTTAATGAGGTAGCGATAAAAGAAAGGGCATTGTTTTTCTCTACACCCAAGAAATAAAGATGGAAAACTGATTTCCTAATAAGCCTACGCGCCACATAGCCATGAAGCTTATTGGCAGGATAAACTCCTTCAGCAAGAATATTAACAGCAGCCCTTAAGTGATCGGCTACAATTCTGAAACTTTTATCCTTTTTCTCCTCCTCCCCATAATGAAAAGCTGAAACTTCTTCTATCTTTGATACCAGATCTTTGAGAGTGCCTATTTTAAAAATATCGTTCTGACTAGAAACTGCCATAGCAATTCTCTCAAGCCCACCACCAAAATCAACATTTTTTTGAGGCAATTCAACCAACTTGCCATTTTTCTTCTCATACTGGATAAAAACAGAATTGCCTATCTCCAAAAAACGACCGCAATCGCAATTTGGATGGCAACCTGAATGTTGAGGTTTCCCAAAATCATAAAAAACTTCAGAATCAGGTCCCCCAATTTCTCCCTCAGGCATAAGCTCAGGATCGCCAGACCTACTCCACCAATTTTTTTGAGGCCCATAAAAGAAGATCCTTTCCTTGGGAATACCCAACTTAAGCCAGATATTGTATGAAGTTTCGTCTCGAGGAACTATTTCTTTTCCTGACTTATCTTTCAAGCCCTCAAAGACAGAAACCCAAAGTTTTTCTTTCTTAATTCCAAGCTCTTTGGTAAAAAATTCAAGACACCATGAAAGCTGTTCTTCCTTAAAATAATCACCCAAACTCCAATTTCCAAGCATTTCAAAAAAGGTGGTATGGCGATTATCTCCAACCTCCTCTATATCCTGAAGTCTTAAAGAAGGCTGGGAATCGCAAAGCCGTCTCCCTAAAGGATGCTTTTCGCCCTTAAGGTAAGGTATCAAAGGCTGCATCCCGGCTGAAGTAAAAAGAGTAGTCGGATCTCCTTCCAAAACCAAAGGAGCAGGACTTATTTCCTTATGCCCCTTCTTTTTGAAAAAATCAAGATATTTTTTCCTAATCTCATCAACACTTACCATTGTGCTTGAATTATATAACAAAATAGACCAAACTACACACTAGATCTCTCAGTATAGCCTTTGAATCAGGAAAAAGATTCAAACACCAACTAGATAACTTCGGTCTAAAGTTTGAGGAAAAACTAAAGATTATTCTCGCCGTGGGATTCCATTTTCTTACCCCTCTTAATCATTTCAATTACTCCTGTTAATTTCTCCGGTTTAATCAAGCCTCCGCCCAAAATTGCATCTTCCAAGATGCTGTTCAATCTTTTGATTGCCTGCCTTAAATCAGAAATTACCAAAAACACCTGAATACCAACAATCAAAAAAAGGACGGTTAAAGATATTGCTACAAAGGTAAGAACTTTCTGCGCTGTCTCCATATTATTCTTCTACATTCAAAGGCCGACTTATTTGTCTTGTTTTACCCGCTCTTGATTTTGCTACAACAAAAAGCTCTTTTGTATTTTTATCAACCAAAAGCTCTGCTTCAAAACTGCCATCTTGATTAACCACCGCCTGCTGATTGTTAATTATAACAGTCGCATCAGTATCCGTCTTCCCTGAAACCAAAACCTCACCCGCCTTTACAGTCTGACCTTCCCTGGGTTCAGACAAAACCAGAGAGGGAGGACTTAAGAAACGATAAGCCTGATAGCCCAAGTAGCCGACGATAACAAGAAAAATAAGAATAACAAAAGAAATAAGAGTTAATTTAGGGCTCCAGACGAAACGCTTGAAAGTAGGCGGATTGGGATTTAAAGAAACTATTTTTGGAGGATAATCGCGGCGCAACAAGGAAACTGCACGGTTAGTATCAACTCCCAAAGTCCTGGCTATATTTTTAACAAACCCCAAAACAACAGGAAACTCAGGAAGAGACCCCCAATCTTCCTTCTCAAGAGCTTCTATAAATTCTTTTTTAATTTTAGTCTTCCTCTCCAGAGCCTCAAAGGAAATTTTCCTTGAGACTCTTTCTGTATTTAAAAACCTTCCAATGGTAATCATAAGAAATTAAGCTAGCTTTTGTTTGAAGAGGCAAGAAAGCTTTCAGCATCGTCAATCAAAACTTCTCTTGGCTTTGAACCTTCAGCGGGGCCAACTACACCCGCCATTTCAAGCTGATCTATAATTTTGGCAGCGCGCGAATAACCGATAGAAAGTCTTCTCTGCAAAAGAGAAGTCGAGGCTCTGTCATACTGGCAAACTAACCTAACTGCATCAGGAAATAATTTATCAAGCTCACCGTCAATTCCGAAAGAAGTACCACTTCCTGATTCTGCCATCTTGGTTGCCTCATCAACATAATCAGGCAAAACACCTTGATTTTTAAGAAAAGAGGTTAAAGCTGTAATTTCTTTATCTGAAACAAAGGCTCCTTGAATACGAATCGGCTTTGCCTGTTCAGGAGGTAGATAAAGCATATCTCCACGACCAAGAAGCTTTTCTGCTCCTGGCGAATCAATGATAACTCTTGAATCAACTTGAGAGGCAACAGCAAAGGCAATACGACAAGGAATATTGGCTTT contains:
- a CDS encoding Alanyl-tRNA synthetase, producing the protein MVSVDEIRKKYLDFFKKKGHKEISPAPLVLEGDPTTLFTSAGMQPLIPYLKGEKHPLGRRLCDSQPSLRLQDIEEVGDNRHTTFFEMLGNWSLGDYFKEEQLSWCLEFFTKELGIKKEKLWVSVFEGLKDKSGKEIVPRDETSYNIWLKLGIPKERIFFYGPQKNWWSRSGDPELMPEGEIGGPDSEVFYDFGKPQHSGCHPNCDCGRFLEIGNSVFIQYEKKNGKLVELPQKNVDFGGGLERIAMAVSSQNDIFKIGTLKDLVSKIEEVSAFHYGEEEKKDKSFRIVADHLRAAVNILAEGVYPANKLHGYVARRLIRKSVFHLYFLGVEKNNALSFIATSLKGQEKISKNWDFIDENLNFEEAKFKQIMEKGVRKLDKIISEGNKVDGKMAFDLYQNDGFPLELTLEFLGQRGINFDKKAEEVFRSEFEKHKELSRKTAARIFKGGLADHSFEVTKLHTATHLIHSALRKVLGEGVSQKGSNITSERLRFDFSFDRKLTDEEINKVEKMVNEVIKRGLPVFFEEKPLDEAISEGALHFFAERYGKTVKVYTVGDPEGEYFSKEVCGGPHVKNTKEIGRVKIIKQEKLGAGVIRIYAVAES